The following are encoded in a window of Thalassotalea insulae genomic DNA:
- a CDS encoding TonB-dependent receptor domain-containing protein has translation MKQVSTYKKFILSTLAIAISANLNAAEADATESKEKNQGIDFERIVVTGVVKGATVMASSVSVSSFTAEQLETTTPRTTAEAFRAIPGVRSESSGGEGNANIAVRGLPVAAGGAKFLQLQEDGLPIMQFGDIAFGNADIFLRLDNTMQSVESIRGGSASTLASNAPGGIINIISKTGMEESGSIATTFGLDYDSLRTDFEYGGELNDSMYFHVGGFVRQGDGARDAGYTANEGGQLKANLTKEFNNGYLRFYFKHLDDKSIGYLPMPMKSDGSSLPGFDSNSDTPHSAYFLSTISLGADGQLRRGDMRDGMNPQVDAFGVEASFDLANDWTIENRFRKSSVKGSFLSPFPAEVGNAATIANSIAGDNATLTYANGPAAGESFSGDTIMRIHTFDVEMNDFGSIVNDLKLTKTIEDTSITFGYYKALQNVSMSWLWNSYLMEMKGDNAALLNVNSADGTSYSDNGLYAYGVPAWGNCCQRNYDIEYDIEAPYIAISSQLDDLLLDFSVRHDSGTATGYYAGAVQSEVDINRDGVISQPEKSVSSIDNANASPVNYDWSYNSYSFGANYMLQDNLALFARVSHGGRANADRLAFGKINADGSVAAQDAIDEVDQYELGVKYRQQNLSLFATAFSAETEEQNFEATSQKFFDRVYQADGIELEASYYLGNFDIRGNLTWTDAEITKDAINPDVVGNTPRRQADFVYSLMTRYNFEQGSVGLSLIGTTDAYAQDNNDLEFDGYTQVNAFASYMLSDNLSLAVNINNLFDTTGITEAEEGSIPDNNIIRARTINGRTSSLTLRYDF, from the coding sequence ATGAAACAGGTCTCTACTTATAAAAAATTTATCTTGAGTACGTTAGCTATCGCTATCAGTGCCAATTTAAATGCAGCGGAAGCTGATGCCACTGAAAGTAAAGAAAAAAACCAAGGCATAGATTTTGAGCGTATTGTGGTAACGGGTGTAGTTAAAGGTGCCACAGTGATGGCATCCAGTGTATCAGTTAGCAGCTTTACCGCTGAACAATTAGAAACCACCACCCCAAGAACAACAGCCGAGGCGTTCCGTGCCATTCCTGGGGTACGTTCTGAATCTTCCGGTGGTGAAGGTAATGCTAATATTGCGGTACGTGGTTTACCGGTTGCTGCTGGTGGCGCTAAGTTTTTACAATTGCAGGAAGATGGTCTTCCTATTATGCAATTTGGCGATATTGCCTTTGGTAACGCCGATATTTTCCTTCGTCTAGATAACACCATGCAAAGCGTTGAATCTATTCGCGGTGGTTCAGCGTCAACTCTTGCCAGTAATGCACCTGGCGGTATTATCAATATCATTAGTAAAACCGGCATGGAAGAATCTGGCAGCATAGCCACCACCTTTGGTCTGGATTATGATAGCTTACGCACCGATTTTGAATACGGTGGTGAACTGAATGACTCTATGTATTTCCATGTTGGTGGTTTTGTTCGTCAAGGTGATGGCGCAAGAGATGCCGGTTATACCGCCAACGAGGGTGGTCAGCTTAAAGCGAACCTGACTAAAGAATTTAATAACGGCTATTTACGTTTTTACTTCAAACATTTAGATGACAAAAGCATCGGTTATTTACCTATGCCAATGAAATCAGACGGTAGTTCATTACCCGGATTTGACTCAAATTCTGATACTCCCCATTCAGCTTACTTCTTATCAACGATATCCTTAGGTGCCGACGGCCAATTACGCCGTGGCGATATGCGAGATGGCATGAACCCGCAAGTTGATGCGTTTGGTGTTGAAGCATCATTTGATTTAGCTAATGACTGGACCATTGAAAACCGATTCAGAAAATCTTCAGTGAAAGGCAGTTTTCTCTCTCCTTTTCCCGCTGAAGTCGGCAATGCTGCAACCATTGCCAATAGTATAGCAGGCGATAATGCCACCCTAACCTATGCCAATGGCCCTGCTGCTGGTGAGAGTTTTTCCGGTGACACCATCATGCGTATTCATACCTTTGATGTTGAAATGAATGATTTTGGCTCCATCGTTAATGACCTAAAATTGACTAAAACCATAGAAGATACCAGCATCACCTTTGGTTATTACAAAGCACTACAAAACGTCAGTATGTCATGGCTATGGAATTCCTACTTAATGGAAATGAAAGGTGATAATGCAGCGCTACTTAATGTCAACTCAGCTGACGGCACCAGTTACTCAGATAACGGCTTATATGCTTATGGAGTACCAGCCTGGGGTAACTGTTGTCAGCGTAATTATGACATCGAATATGATATTGAAGCGCCATATATCGCTATTTCTTCTCAGCTTGATGATCTACTGTTAGATTTCAGTGTCCGCCATGATAGCGGCACGGCAACCGGTTACTATGCGGGTGCCGTTCAATCTGAAGTAGATATCAATCGCGATGGCGTCATTTCACAACCAGAAAAAAGCGTCTCTTCAATCGACAATGCCAATGCCTCACCAGTGAACTATGACTGGAGTTACAACTCATACTCATTTGGCGCTAACTATATGCTGCAAGACAATCTGGCGCTATTTGCCAGAGTCAGCCATGGTGGCCGAGCAAACGCTGATCGCCTCGCATTTGGCAAGATTAACGCTGACGGCTCAGTTGCCGCACAAGATGCTATTGATGAAGTCGACCAATATGAATTAGGTGTTAAATATCGCCAGCAGAACCTGTCACTATTTGCTACGGCCTTTAGCGCTGAAACAGAAGAGCAAAACTTTGAAGCGACCAGCCAAAAGTTTTTCGACCGCGTTTATCAAGCAGATGGTATTGAGTTAGAAGCTAGCTACTATCTTGGCAACTTTGATATTCGAGGTAACTTAACTTGGACTGACGCAGAAATAACAAAAGATGCGATTAATCCAGATGTCGTAGGCAACACACCACGCCGACAAGCAGATTTTGTTTACTCATTAATGACGCGCTACAACTTTGAACAAGGGTCAGTGGGTTTAAGCTTAATCGGTACCACAGACGCTTATGCACAAGACAATAATGATCTGGAATTCGATGGTTACACTCAAGTGAACGCCTTTGCTTCCTATATGTTGTCAGATAATTTAAGCCTTGCTGTTAATATCAATAACTTGTTCGACACTACCGGTATTACTGAAGCGGAAGAAGGTTCGATTCCGGACAACAACATTATTCGCGCCAGAACCATTAATGGCAGAACCAGTAGCTTAACCCTTAGGTATGATTTCTAA
- a CDS encoding MFS transporter has protein sequence MNQTSHLTLTQSPIEDAAVARIKLLTYMMFFVFAMTSDSVGVIIPQLIETYQLNLTQVSAFHYVPMIFIALSGLFLGYLADKWGRKLTIIIGLMVFSIACFLFAAGSSFLYFLVLLALIGLAVGLFKTGALALIGDISANTKDHTATMNKVEGFFGVGAIVGPAVVSYLLTSGVSWKYLYISAGVLCVVLCVIASKTHYPSTKHKLTEQISLRNSLKMMKDPYAIGFSLAVALYVATEVAIYVWMPTLLADYQGSMVWLATYALTIFFVLRAGGRFLGVWLLKHISWQKVLFWFSSAVFLCYLGTAIIGVNAAVVLLPLSGLFMSMIYPTLNSKGISHFDKSKHGAVAGIILFFTAASAAISPLLMGMISDFFGHVAYGFYLATFFAALLSLGAIYNLIADPT, from the coding sequence ATGAATCAGACGAGTCACTTAACATTAACTCAATCGCCCATCGAAGACGCAGCGGTGGCTCGAATCAAGCTATTAACCTATATGATGTTTTTTGTTTTTGCCATGACATCAGATTCAGTAGGTGTGATCATTCCACAACTTATCGAAACCTATCAGTTAAATTTAACGCAAGTGAGTGCTTTTCATTATGTTCCGATGATTTTTATCGCACTTAGTGGATTATTTCTCGGTTACTTAGCTGATAAATGGGGCCGCAAGCTCACTATCATCATTGGTTTGATGGTATTTTCCATTGCCTGCTTTTTGTTTGCTGCAGGGAGCTCATTTCTATACTTTCTGGTACTACTGGCATTAATAGGTTTAGCTGTCGGCTTGTTTAAAACCGGCGCGTTAGCACTCATTGGCGACATTTCAGCTAACACTAAAGACCATACGGCAACCATGAATAAAGTTGAGGGGTTTTTTGGTGTCGGTGCCATCGTCGGCCCTGCCGTGGTCAGTTACTTATTAACTTCCGGCGTATCGTGGAAATATTTATATATTAGCGCCGGCGTGTTATGTGTAGTGCTTTGTGTAATTGCCAGCAAAACTCACTACCCATCAACAAAACATAAACTGACAGAACAGATAAGTTTACGTAACTCGCTAAAAATGATGAAAGACCCCTATGCCATTGGCTTTTCATTAGCCGTTGCGCTCTATGTTGCCACAGAAGTTGCCATTTATGTCTGGATGCCTACGTTACTGGCAGATTACCAAGGCTCAATGGTATGGCTAGCAACTTATGCGCTAACTATTTTCTTTGTGCTTCGAGCAGGCGGACGCTTTCTTGGCGTTTGGCTGTTAAAACATATTAGCTGGCAAAAAGTGCTATTTTGGTTTTCATCCGCTGTTTTTCTATGTTATCTGGGAACAGCAATTATCGGTGTCAATGCCGCCGTAGTGTTATTACCACTTTCCGGGCTGTTTATGTCAATGATCTACCCAACATTAAATTCTAAAGGGATCAGTCATTTTGATAAGTCAAAGCATGGCGCGGTCGCAGGGATCATTCTATTCTTTACTGCGGCCTCGGCTGCCATTTCCCCTTTGCTAATGGGGATGATAAGTGATTTTTTTGGTCACGTTGCTTATGGGTTTTATCTGGCTACCTTTTTTGCTGCACTACTCAGCCTAGGGGCGATTTACAATCTAATAGCAGATCCAACCTAA
- the gtfA gene encoding sucrose phosphorylase produces the protein MKNNVQLITYVDRLTGSDISALNTLLHNQFSDLFSGVHLLPFYFPIDGSDAGFDPIDHTQVDSRLGQWQDVKLLGEAHELMADLIVNHMSAQSLEFKDVLKNGKKSPFWELFLTKGKVFPSGLTEQQQQQIYRPRPGSCFTAFDLPDNESAEFWTTFTSNQIDIDVNSIVGREYLSRILTIFAQNNIKMIRLDAAGYAIKKAGTSCFMIDETFDFIDELTKSANKLGMETLVEIHSYYQTQIEIAKRVDQVYDFALPPLILHSIFSSNFNALIQWLTISPKNCITVLDTHDGIGIIDIGPMDGKPGLLTEQQIDQLVETIHINSGGESKMATGTAASNVDLYQVNCTYYDALGQSDYGYLLARAIQFFSPGIPQVYYGGLLAETNDMTLLEQTNIGRDINRPYLNDAQLAQAIEKPFVKAMMALIKLRNSCSAFDGVFSVLGQGAEITLAWENEESQARLTINLLDKYSVIELTERGESTLIDLQELLA, from the coding sequence ATGAAAAACAATGTTCAGCTCATTACTTATGTTGATAGGTTAACAGGTTCAGATATTTCGGCGCTGAATACACTATTGCATAATCAGTTTTCAGATTTATTTTCTGGCGTGCACTTGTTGCCATTTTATTTTCCTATTGATGGCAGCGATGCTGGTTTTGACCCGATAGATCATACACAAGTCGATAGCCGTTTAGGGCAGTGGCAAGATGTTAAGCTATTGGGAGAAGCGCATGAGTTAATGGCTGATCTTATCGTTAATCATATGTCGGCGCAGTCACTTGAGTTTAAAGACGTACTAAAAAATGGCAAAAAGTCACCGTTTTGGGAGCTTTTCTTAACAAAAGGTAAAGTTTTTCCTAGTGGTTTAACTGAGCAGCAACAGCAACAAATTTATCGTCCTCGACCTGGTAGTTGTTTTACCGCTTTTGACCTACCTGATAATGAAAGTGCGGAGTTCTGGACGACGTTTACCAGTAATCAGATAGATATAGATGTTAACTCTATCGTCGGGCGTGAGTATTTGTCTCGCATCTTAACCATCTTTGCTCAAAACAATATCAAGATGATCCGTTTAGATGCGGCTGGTTATGCTATTAAGAAGGCTGGAACCAGTTGTTTTATGATCGATGAAACCTTTGACTTTATTGATGAGCTAACCAAATCTGCGAATAAATTAGGCATGGAAACTTTAGTCGAAATCCATTCGTATTATCAAACTCAAATTGAGATCGCTAAACGGGTTGATCAGGTTTATGATTTTGCGCTGCCGCCGTTAATTCTACACAGTATTTTTAGTAGCAACTTTAATGCACTGATTCAATGGTTAACTATTTCACCGAAAAATTGTATTACTGTATTAGATACTCATGATGGCATAGGTATCATTGATATTGGTCCAATGGACGGTAAGCCAGGATTATTGACTGAGCAGCAAATAGATCAGTTGGTGGAGACGATTCACATTAATAGTGGTGGAGAGAGTAAAATGGCCACTGGCACGGCGGCAAGCAATGTCGATTTATACCAAGTGAACTGCACCTATTATGATGCGCTTGGTCAAAGCGATTATGGTTATTTACTAGCCCGTGCGATTCAGTTTTTCTCGCCAGGCATTCCACAGGTTTACTATGGTGGTCTGCTCGCTGAAACTAATGACATGACCTTGCTAGAGCAAACCAATATTGGTAGAGACATCAATCGTCCTTATTTAAATGACGCGCAGTTAGCGCAGGCAATTGAGAAGCCATTTGTAAAAGCCATGATGGCGTTAATCAAACTTAGAAATAGCTGCAGTGCTTTTGATGGTGTCTTTAGTGTCTTAGGGCAAGGTGCAGAAATCACGTTGGCGTGGGAGAATGAAGAGAGCCAGGCAAGGTTAACGATTAACTTACTAGACAAGTACAGTGTTATTGAATTAACCGAACGTGGTGAATCTACCCTTATTGATCTGCAAGAGCTGTTAGCCTAG
- a CDS encoding LacI family DNA-binding transcriptional regulator, whose amino-acid sequence MTAKKIWTLKSIAKELGVSNATVSNAFNRPDQLSKKRREEILASCRKLGYSGPNKAAQSLRKGQFNIAALVLPDSVEYMITDPVASSFVKGVSSVLEKNKVNLLLFSGVSDSIDSVADFVDGFICYGSPRNSALIEQLKLTDKKVVTADFDIDRKASVGIDNQQAAYEIAKLAIKTKDDDVAILGLRIIDSQLTSRVYDLPELDLHASISHQRLQGYRRAIAELGVNFREDRLWNIPESNHHYALIAAKEALSSSPRPNVLLCMSDTIALAALKEINAMGLKIPQDIRVVGFDGIEEATRSTPPLTTIHQHSEVKGNKAAELFISRATDTITIPYYIESGKSC is encoded by the coding sequence ATGACAGCTAAGAAAATATGGACGCTTAAAAGTATTGCTAAAGAATTAGGGGTATCAAACGCCACTGTATCTAATGCATTTAATCGTCCGGATCAGCTTTCTAAAAAGCGCAGAGAAGAAATTCTTGCATCATGCCGAAAACTTGGTTATTCAGGGCCAAATAAGGCAGCACAATCATTGAGAAAAGGGCAATTTAATATTGCTGCCCTAGTATTGCCTGATAGCGTTGAATATATGATCACAGACCCGGTCGCTAGTAGTTTTGTTAAAGGGGTTTCTTCAGTACTAGAAAAAAATAAGGTCAACTTACTGTTATTTTCTGGTGTTTCGGACAGTATCGACAGTGTTGCTGATTTTGTTGATGGCTTTATTTGTTATGGTAGCCCACGTAACTCTGCTTTAATTGAACAGCTTAAACTTACTGATAAAAAAGTAGTGACCGCAGATTTTGATATTGACCGTAAAGCCTCGGTTGGTATTGACAATCAACAAGCGGCTTATGAAATAGCAAAACTTGCAATAAAAACTAAAGATGACGATGTAGCGATATTAGGGCTTAGGATCATTGATTCTCAGCTTACCAGCAGAGTATATGATTTACCTGAGCTGGATTTACACGCCTCTATTTCTCATCAACGTCTACAAGGCTATCGGCGGGCGATAGCGGAGTTAGGGGTTAATTTTAGGGAAGACAGGCTATGGAATATTCCAGAAAGTAATCATCATTACGCGTTAATTGCGGCAAAAGAAGCATTATCTTCCAGCCCTAGACCAAACGTGCTCTTGTGTATGAGTGATACAATTGCATTAGCGGCGTTAAAAGAAATTAATGCTATGGGGCTGAAAATACCTCAAGATATTAGAGTGGTTGGTTTCGATGGCATTGAAGAAGCAACTCGCTCAACCCCACCGTTAACTACTATACACCAACACAGTGAAGTCAAAGGCAATAAAGCCGCAGAGCTTTTTATTAGCCGAGCCACTGACACTATTACCATTCCCTATTATATTGAGAGTGGAAAAAGCTGTTAA
- the lexA gene encoding transcriptional repressor LexA, with amino-acid sequence MSELRPLTPRQEQIFELIKEKISATGMPPTRAEIADFFGFKSANAAEEHLKALAKKGYIEMLPGTSRGIRLAEELIEEAGLPLIGRVAAGEPILAQEHVEDRYQLDGNLFHPSADYLLRVNGESMKDIGILDGDLLAVHQTTDVQNGQVIVARVEDDVTVKRFKREGNVVYLHAENEAFAPIKVDLTTQHFNVEGLAVGVIRNADWM; translated from the coding sequence ATGTCTGAATTACGTCCTCTCACTCCTCGCCAAGAGCAAATTTTTGAATTAATAAAAGAAAAAATTTCCGCTACTGGGATGCCGCCAACGCGTGCTGAAATTGCTGATTTTTTTGGCTTTAAATCGGCCAATGCGGCGGAAGAGCATTTAAAAGCGCTGGCGAAAAAAGGTTATATTGAAATGTTACCTGGTACGTCGCGAGGTATCCGTCTGGCCGAAGAATTGATTGAAGAAGCCGGTTTGCCGTTAATTGGCCGGGTTGCAGCAGGTGAACCTATTTTGGCACAGGAACATGTTGAAGACAGGTATCAGTTAGACGGCAATTTATTTCATCCTTCGGCGGATTATTTATTGCGCGTTAATGGTGAAAGTATGAAGGATATCGGTATTTTGGACGGTGATCTCTTGGCAGTGCATCAAACTACCGATGTCCAAAATGGTCAGGTCATTGTTGCCCGGGTTGAAGATGATGTCACTGTTAAACGTTTTAAACGCGAAGGCAATGTTGTTTATCTACATGCTGAAAATGAAGCCTTTGCTCCGATTAAAGTTGATCTCACTACTCAGCACTTTAATGTTGAAGGCCTCGCCGTAGGCGTTATTCGTAATGCCGACTGGATGTAA
- the coxB gene encoding cytochrome c oxidase subunit II yields MILPNIAWAETQLNLTKGVTEISNEVYGLHMFVLYICTAIGVVVFGAMIWSMIFHRKSKGAKAASFHESTKVEIIWTVVPILILIAMAAPATKTLIAMENNDDSDLTIQITGSQWKWHYKYFDQGIEFYSVLSTPREQFQNQQGTGQDKGEHYLLEVDKHLVIPANKKVRFLMTSDDVIHSWWVPAFAVKQDANPGFINEAWTKVDKPGIYRGQCAELCGKDHGFMPIVVEVKSEADFDNWLNEQKQLIADAKAAEAASLNASMSMDELMQLGETTYNAYCAACHQPTGLGLPPAFPALKGSPLATSGSVADHINVVFNGRAGTGMQAYGKQLSLKEIAAVVTYERNAWGNNTGDAVQAADVQAVAGGSPTAAPVKEAVEKVVEQVTEAVSEAATAVSEDLSKQYTLDEMMTKGEKVYNTMCVACHQPTGAGLPPAFPPLKGSPIAAGDINVHIDMVVNGSKKNPAMAAFGAQLSKTDIAAVITYERNAWGNNTGDVVQPADVDAASAK; encoded by the coding sequence ATGATTCTTCCTAATATAGCTTGGGCGGAAACGCAGTTGAATCTTACCAAAGGTGTCACGGAAATCAGTAACGAAGTGTATGGATTACACATGTTCGTGCTGTATATATGTACCGCCATTGGTGTTGTAGTATTTGGCGCTATGATTTGGTCGATGATTTTTCATCGCAAATCTAAAGGAGCAAAAGCGGCGTCTTTTCATGAAAGTACAAAAGTCGAGATAATCTGGACGGTTGTGCCCATTCTTATTTTAATCGCGATGGCAGCTCCTGCCACTAAAACACTGATTGCGATGGAAAATAATGATGATTCTGACCTGACTATTCAGATCACAGGCTCTCAATGGAAATGGCATTATAAGTATTTTGATCAAGGCATAGAATTCTACTCAGTTTTATCTACCCCTCGAGAACAATTTCAAAACCAGCAGGGAACTGGGCAAGATAAAGGCGAACACTATTTATTAGAAGTGGATAAGCACTTAGTGATCCCGGCGAATAAAAAAGTACGTTTCTTAATGACCTCAGATGATGTTATCCACTCTTGGTGGGTGCCAGCGTTTGCGGTTAAACAAGATGCGAACCCGGGCTTTATTAATGAAGCTTGGACCAAAGTGGATAAACCGGGTATTTATCGCGGCCAGTGTGCGGAGCTTTGCGGTAAAGATCATGGTTTTATGCCTATTGTGGTAGAAGTCAAATCAGAAGCTGATTTTGATAACTGGCTCAATGAGCAAAAACAATTAATCGCTGATGCGAAAGCAGCTGAGGCGGCATCACTGAATGCGTCAATGTCAATGGATGAGTTAATGCAATTAGGTGAAACTACTTATAATGCCTATTGCGCGGCATGTCACCAACCAACTGGATTAGGTTTACCACCAGCTTTCCCTGCACTTAAAGGCAGTCCTTTGGCTACATCGGGCAGTGTCGCAGATCACATTAACGTTGTCTTTAATGGCCGTGCCGGTACCGGTATGCAGGCTTATGGTAAACAATTAAGCTTAAAAGAAATTGCAGCAGTCGTTACTTATGAGCGTAATGCTTGGGGTAACAATACTGGAGATGCAGTACAAGCAGCAGATGTTCAGGCTGTAGCCGGTGGTAGCCCGACAGCAGCACCAGTTAAAGAGGCAGTTGAGAAAGTGGTTGAACAAGTTACTGAAGCTGTATCTGAAGCGGCAACTGCGGTCAGCGAAGATTTATCTAAGCAATATACGCTTGATGAAATGATGACAAAAGGTGAAAAAGTTTATAACACTATGTGTGTTGCTTGTCATCAACCGACAGGTGCAGGCTTACCACCAGCGTTCCCACCATTGAAAGGCAGCCCAATTGCGGCCGGTGATATAAATGTCCATATTGATATGGTCGTCAACGGCAGTAAGAAGAATCCAGCGATGGCTGCGTTTGGTGCTCAATTATCTAAAACTGACATTGCTGCGGTAATTACCTATGAGCGAAATGCTTGGGGTAATAATACTGGTGATGTTGTACAACCCGCAGACGTTGATGCTGCAAGTGCTAAGTAG
- the ctaD gene encoding cytochrome c oxidase subunit I, which yields MTTEAIHDSHGHDEHHDHKMTGIKRWLYTTNHKDIGTLYLWFAFIMLLTGGALAMLIRAELFQPGLQLMEPDFFNQLTTTHGLIMVFGAIMPAFTGFANWMIPMMIGAPDMALPRMNNWSFWILPFAFSILIASFFMESGAPNFGWTFYAPLSTTYSNGSTAFFVFAVHIMGISSIMGAINVIVTIMNMRAPGMTYMKMPLFVWTFFITAYLLIAVMPVLAGAVTMLLTDTYFGTSFFDAAGGGDPVLFQHIFWFFGHPEVYIMILPAFGIVSTIIPAFARKKLFGYSSMVYATASIAFLSFIVWAHHMFTTGMPLFGELFFMYCTMLIAVPTGVKVFNWVATMWRGALTFEVPMLFSIAFVILFTIGGFSGLMLAMTPIDFQYHDTYFVVAHFHYVLVTGSLFSIFAGTYYWLPKWTGNMYHSGLAKTHFWCSLISVNVLFFPMHFLGLAGMPRRIPDYALQFADFNKWVSIGGFAFGLSQLIFLAVIIKCIKGGEKAEAKPWDGAEGLEWTVPSPAPYHTFETPPKID from the coding sequence ATGACTACAGAAGCTATTCACGACTCGCATGGGCACGACGAACATCATGACCATAAAATGACGGGTATCAAACGTTGGTTATATACCACTAATCATAAAGACATAGGTACTTTGTATTTATGGTTTGCGTTTATCATGTTGTTGACTGGCGGTGCGTTAGCGATGCTCATTCGCGCCGAGCTATTTCAGCCTGGATTGCAGTTAATGGAACCAGACTTTTTTAATCAGTTAACGACAACGCATGGCTTGATTATGGTGTTTGGTGCCATTATGCCAGCGTTTACCGGCTTTGCTAACTGGATGATCCCTATGATGATAGGGGCGCCCGATATGGCATTGCCAAGGATGAATAACTGGAGCTTTTGGATCTTGCCATTTGCTTTTTCAATATTGATTGCATCTTTTTTTATGGAATCTGGGGCACCTAACTTTGGCTGGACCTTCTACGCACCACTATCGACCACTTATTCAAATGGTAGTACCGCATTCTTCGTCTTTGCCGTGCATATTATGGGTATTTCTTCCATTATGGGGGCGATCAACGTTATCGTTACTATAATGAATATGCGGGCGCCAGGCATGACTTATATGAAAATGCCGTTATTTGTCTGGACATTTTTTATTACTGCTTATCTGTTAATTGCCGTTATGCCGGTACTGGCAGGTGCAGTGACTATGCTATTAACGGATACCTATTTCGGCACCAGCTTTTTTGATGCCGCAGGTGGTGGTGATCCGGTATTGTTCCAGCATATATTCTGGTTCTTCGGCCATCCTGAAGTCTATATTATGATTTTGCCGGCATTCGGTATCGTATCGACTATCATTCCAGCCTTCGCTCGTAAGAAACTATTTGGTTACAGCTCTATGGTGTATGCAACCGCATCAATAGCGTTTTTATCATTTATCGTTTGGGCACATCATATGTTCACAACCGGTATGCCGTTATTTGGTGAGCTGTTCTTTATGTATTGTACCATGTTGATTGCAGTACCTACTGGCGTGAAAGTGTTTAACTGGGTGGCAACCATGTGGCGTGGTGCATTGACTTTTGAAGTGCCTATGTTGTTTTCCATCGCTTTTGTGATTTTGTTTACCATCGGTGGCTTTTCTGGTTTGATGCTGGCAATGACACCGATTGATTTTCAGTATCATGATACCTACTTTGTCGTTGCACATTTCCATTATGTACTAGTTACCGGGTCATTGTTTTCTATCTTCGCCGGTACTTACTACTGGTTACCAAAGTGGACTGGCAATATGTATCACTCAGGGTTAGCTAAAACACATTTTTGGTGTTCATTAATCTCAGTGAATGTGCTGTTTTTCCCAATGCACTTTTTAGGCTTAGCAGGTATGCCACGTCGTATTCCTGATTATGCACTGCAGTTTGCTGATTTTAATAAGTGGGTCAGTATTGGTGGCTTTGCCTTTGGCTTATCTCAGCTAATTTTCTTAGCTGTAATTATTAAGTGTATTAAAGGCGGAGAAAAAGCGGAAGCTAAGCCTTGGGATGGTGCTGAAGGGTTAGAATGGACAGTACCAAGTCCTGCGCCGTATCACACTTTTGAAACACCACCTAAGATTGATTAA
- a CDS encoding cytochrome c oxidase assembly protein, with translation MSTEQQPMQPENNKKVAKTVKKLMLVVFAMFGFGFALVPLYDVFCDITGLNGKTSNSAANVNADGIDESRTITVQFISRTAKGIPWQFEPMVNEVKVHPGEMKLVKFYAKNESLNDIVGQAVPSVSPGQAAIYFQKIECFCFNSQPLKSQEDVEMALQFYVDTELPQEVSTITLSYTLYDITGSVES, from the coding sequence ATGAGCACTGAGCAACAACCAATGCAGCCTGAAAATAACAAAAAAGTCGCTAAAACAGTGAAAAAACTGATGTTAGTGGTGTTTGCTATGTTTGGCTTTGGTTTTGCTTTAGTACCATTGTATGACGTGTTTTGTGATATCACCGGGTTAAACGGTAAAACATCGAATTCGGCAGCTAATGTCAATGCTGATGGCATAGACGAAAGCCGAACCATTACTGTGCAATTTATCAGCCGAACCGCTAAGGGCATTCCTTGGCAGTTCGAGCCGATGGTAAACGAAGTAAAAGTGCATCCCGGTGAAATGAAATTAGTTAAGTTTTATGCGAAGAATGAATCGCTTAATGACATAGTGGGTCAGGCGGTTCCGTCAGTTTCACCAGGGCAGGCGGCGATTTATTTTCAAAAAATAGAGTGTTTTTGTTTCAATTCCCAACCTTTGAAATCACAAGAAGATGTTGAAATGGCGTTACAGTTTTATGTCGATACTGAACTGCCACAAGAGGTATCAACTATCACCTTGTCTTATACTTTGTATGACATCACAGGTTCGGTTGAATCATAG